The Virgibacillus phasianinus genome includes a window with the following:
- the tagD gene encoding glycerol-3-phosphate cytidylyltransferase produces MKKVITYGTFDLLHVGHINILRRAKEYGDYLIVAISSDEFNALKDKKAYYSFEQRKAILEAVRYVDEVIPEHNWEQKVQDVQNNDVDVFVMGDDWKGKFDFLAEYCDVVYLPRTVGISTTQIKKDLNKSNNG; encoded by the coding sequence ATGAAAAAAGTAATCACATACGGAACATTCGACCTATTACACGTTGGTCATATTAATATATTGCGTCGTGCCAAAGAATACGGAGACTATTTGATTGTTGCAATTTCTTCAGATGAATTTAATGCACTAAAAGATAAGAAAGCATATTACAGCTTTGAACAACGAAAAGCAATTCTTGAGGCAGTGCGTTATGTTGATGAGGTTATTCCAGAGCATAACTGGGAACAAAAAGTACAAGATGTTCAAAATAATGATGTTGATGTATTTGTTATGGGAGATGACTGGAAGGGTAAATTTGACTTCTTAGCAGAGTATTGTGATGTAGTTTATTTACCGCGGACAGTAGGAATTTCAACCACACAAATTAAAAAAGATTTGAATAAATCAAACAATGGCTAG
- a CDS encoding CDP-glycerol glycerophosphotransferase family protein yields MFTLKELEKQVDDPVVILKTSQCKIDFGHIPNGKELSFKGFYLSDWIQSIYHLATSDKIFIDNYYGFLAVTDFKPNVQCIQLWHAAGAIKQFGLKDPSVERRSSRAYERFVKVYHRFTHVVVGSEKMANIFRESFGVSNNAIMRTGIPRTDFFHDITKMREVEQELKSRFPIINRKKVILYAPTYRDNKLNEAKIALDIQRLEEQLSDQYVLFLKLHPAIKSDFYNAYSNFVYDVSDITDVNELLVITDILITDYSSIPFEFSLLERPMIFFAYDLDEYKKDRGFCEDYKRLIPGPIVNNTDELLQIICNNNFDLKQIKDFAQRWNQYSIGNSCKSLVSSLYTEEKQYKAVDQS; encoded by the coding sequence TTGTTTACACTAAAAGAGTTGGAAAAACAAGTTGATGATCCGGTTGTTATTCTTAAAACCTCCCAATGTAAAATTGATTTTGGACATATTCCAAATGGTAAAGAATTATCTTTTAAGGGATTCTATTTATCTGATTGGATTCAATCCATTTATCATCTTGCAACTTCCGATAAAATTTTCATTGATAATTATTATGGATTTTTAGCAGTAACTGATTTCAAACCAAACGTTCAATGCATTCAATTATGGCATGCCGCTGGTGCCATTAAGCAATTTGGTTTAAAAGACCCGTCTGTTGAAAGACGATCTTCACGTGCATATGAACGATTTGTAAAAGTTTATCATCGTTTTACACATGTGGTGGTTGGATCGGAAAAAATGGCTAATATATTCAGGGAAAGTTTTGGAGTTTCAAATAATGCCATTATGCGTACAGGTATACCGCGTACAGACTTTTTCCATGACATCACTAAAATGCGTGAAGTGGAACAGGAATTAAAATCAAGATTTCCTATAATCAATCGCAAAAAAGTAATCTTATACGCACCTACCTATCGAGATAATAAACTCAATGAGGCAAAAATCGCCCTGGATATTCAAAGGCTTGAGGAACAGCTATCGGACCAATATGTTTTGTTTTTAAAACTTCATCCCGCAATAAAAAGTGATTTTTACAATGCCTATTCTAATTTTGTTTATGATGTATCAGATATTACCGATGTTAATGAATTGTTGGTTATTACGGATATCCTAATTACCGACTATTCATCTATCCCATTCGAATTTTCATTGCTCGAACGACCAATGATATTTTTTGCTTATGATTTGGATGAATACAAAAAAGATAGAGGGTTTTGTGAAGACTACAAGAGGCTTATTCCTGGTCCAATTGTAAATAATACGGATGAACTTTTACAAATAATTTGCAATAACAATTTTGACTTAAAACAAATCAAAGACTTTGCGCAGAGATGGAATCAATATTCAATAGGAAATTCTTGCAAATCACTTGTTTCATCCCTTTACACCGAAGAAAAGCAATACAAAGCGGTTGATCAAAGCTAA
- a CDS encoding cell wall-binding repeat-containing protein — translation MYRFRKVFSIILILLLVLSNGTFAFASTNDKAISIDKSKLSKTSQLDKINKIKKPTLDANFKDSEKVRVIVELDGETPLEYANKKGVMYKRLAQSMKDSLTNKVEKQQKAAKSAISSKGIDINYNYDYAVSFNGFSGKVEFGNIEKIEAVPNVKNVYLANEYNRPVEPNLDTSHEYIQSHQTWADANLKGEGMVVAVIDTGVDPSHRDFVLSDDTEEELTKKEVKAIVGEGEVEGKYFTEKVPFGHNYFDHNNTVKPATSEHGMHVAGIVAANGDTQNGGVKGVAPEAQVLGMKVFSNDPNFESTWSDVYLAAIDDAIALGADVLNMSLGSTASFYEANSPEDLAITRAVENGIVSAISAGNSGNIGYGWDNPFYKNPDIGVVGAPGLNTDSISVAASGNTAYLYEHKLSVGDFQATGYGIDDWTDLAASQELEVVSLSQLKGVEEVPGEACKVCGSAEDFASVDVEGKVVLVKRGDLAFIDKTNNAAAAGAIGIIVYDHGQSQFYKDQGGWAIPFTMLHAEDGTELEKVLSEGPKALNISKLNREESPEMGRMTEFTSWGTTPSLELKPEITAPGGNIYSTLNDNKYGVKSGTSMAAPHVAGGSALVQQYLQKDDRFADLSNEERTRLAKVLLMNTADVIMDLNDQPFSPRRQGAGMMQLLSAVRTPVTIVDSSTDEAKVELKDFQSKTFEMTFTAENISDKDVTYNVDTSVLADTLQKTTDVDYNALIAGNMKDVNIDSPESITVPAEESTSFTVSVDLTNAKIPGLTADGEKTSFDLRENIFVEGFVKLTPEDKTIADLSIPYVGFYGNWDEPEVLDGIQDLGEERFYNFDKLFGPGVGHDMLFGEEGYFVKPVEIDGKLYYPVSPNGDGQYDTVYPLPAFMRNATEMQFNILNEDEKQIRRVLVEHDVVKTYFDGGNGSYYSFNPVRAWDGKNLSNVVDDGVYYYEIKSLIDYKGAEWQSDKYPLYVDTTAPEVNATYNAESGVLNIDATDSGVGILEFSVSLDGNLLGYVPGDTKEVNLPGLPEGSKVTVEATDNAANSSSDVVSFGDEEAPMIYADEHAPEPYGAYSKREIPVKGYVQEDVALESFTVNGKEIDVEKDGNKYKFTTVVKFDSDGAKDIKLKAVDNAGKEHAINRPIFVDTTNPSMEYEVPKVVDNDVDSIKVDFNLKDNFNYLSLKVNDDHVYELPFKGPSTYVNPANETVQHTLSLKPGDNVFTLTLEDFAGNVTTKEFTVYRNESESRVDRLAGATLYHTAVEVSKEGWEKSDTVVLARGDRFGDALAGIPLAKKYDAPLLLTESNKFTKVTKEEITRLGAKTVYILGGELAVTKSVEADLKEQGITVHRIGGANRFETSVNVAKEVVENGKSNEVVVVNGMNFPDALSVGSYAAMEGLPILLVNGKELPKSAEKLMFDFGVTKTLVVGGPSVVSKDLMNQLPHPYRVAGGNRYETAIAVAEYFDLDTNHYFVATGRHFADGLSSGALAAKRGEGILLVTDHVPEVVEEFITKSDLDLLTVIGGPIAISKNVEKALNKLLGN, via the coding sequence ATGTACAGATTTAGAAAAGTCTTTTCTATCATTTTAATTTTGCTTTTAGTACTATCAAATGGAACATTTGCCTTTGCTAGTACAAATGACAAAGCAATATCAATCGATAAATCAAAATTAAGCAAAACCAGTCAACTAGATAAAATTAATAAGATAAAAAAACCCACTTTAGATGCTAACTTTAAAGACAGTGAGAAAGTAAGGGTAATTGTGGAGTTAGATGGAGAAACACCTTTAGAATATGCGAACAAAAAGGGTGTAATGTATAAAAGACTCGCGCAATCAATGAAAGACTCATTAACGAATAAAGTAGAAAAACAGCAAAAGGCTGCAAAAAGTGCAATTTCATCAAAGGGTATTGACATAAATTATAATTATGATTATGCAGTTTCATTTAATGGTTTCAGTGGAAAAGTAGAGTTCGGTAACATTGAAAAGATTGAAGCTGTACCAAACGTAAAAAATGTATACTTAGCAAATGAATATAATCGTCCAGTTGAGCCCAACTTGGATACTAGTCATGAGTACATTCAATCACATCAAACTTGGGCGGATGCAAATCTTAAAGGTGAAGGAATGGTAGTAGCAGTAATTGATACTGGCGTGGACCCTTCACATAGAGACTTTGTGTTAAGTGATGATACGGAAGAGGAACTGACTAAAAAAGAAGTAAAGGCAATTGTTGGTGAGGGAGAAGTCGAAGGTAAATACTTCACAGAAAAAGTGCCATTCGGTCACAACTATTTTGATCATAACAATACTGTTAAACCAGCAACTTCAGAGCATGGTATGCATGTTGCTGGGATTGTAGCAGCCAATGGCGATACACAAAATGGCGGCGTTAAAGGGGTAGCGCCAGAAGCGCAAGTATTAGGCATGAAAGTATTTAGTAATGATCCGAACTTTGAATCGACTTGGTCTGATGTGTATTTAGCTGCAATTGATGATGCTATTGCTCTTGGGGCCGACGTTCTAAACATGAGCCTTGGTTCAACAGCATCATTCTATGAAGCTAACAGTCCGGAAGATCTAGCGATTACGAGAGCAGTAGAAAATGGAATTGTTTCCGCAATCTCTGCAGGTAATTCTGGTAACATTGGTTACGGATGGGACAACCCATTTTATAAAAATCCTGATATAGGTGTTGTGGGTGCACCAGGATTAAATACAGACTCCATATCAGTCGCAGCATCCGGTAATACAGCTTATTTATATGAACATAAACTTTCTGTAGGCGATTTCCAAGCAACCGGATATGGCATTGATGATTGGACAGATTTGGCTGCTTCTCAAGAACTTGAGGTAGTAAGTTTGTCACAGTTAAAAGGTGTTGAAGAAGTACCGGGAGAAGCATGTAAGGTCTGTGGAAGTGCAGAAGACTTCGCTAGTGTTGATGTAGAAGGTAAAGTGGTCTTGGTAAAACGTGGTGATTTGGCGTTTATTGATAAAACAAATAATGCTGCAGCAGCTGGCGCAATCGGTATTATTGTTTATGATCATGGCCAATCACAATTTTATAAGGACCAAGGTGGGTGGGCAATACCATTCACAATGTTACACGCTGAAGATGGAACCGAACTTGAAAAGGTATTAAGTGAAGGTCCTAAAGCTTTAAATATTTCAAAACTTAATAGAGAAGAATCACCTGAAATGGGCAGAATGACTGAGTTTACTTCTTGGGGTACAACTCCTAGTTTAGAACTTAAGCCAGAAATAACTGCTCCAGGGGGCAATATTTACTCTACGTTAAATGATAATAAATATGGAGTGAAAAGTGGTACATCAATGGCAGCGCCACATGTTGCCGGTGGATCAGCACTAGTACAACAATATTTACAAAAAGATGATAGATTTGCTGACTTGTCTAATGAAGAACGTACACGTTTGGCTAAAGTATTATTAATGAATACTGCTGATGTCATTATGGATCTTAATGATCAGCCGTTTTCTCCGCGACGTCAAGGTGCAGGTATGATGCAACTGCTTAGTGCAGTACGAACTCCTGTGACAATTGTGGATTCTTCTACAGACGAGGCAAAGGTTGAATTAAAAGATTTCCAATCTAAAACATTTGAAATGACATTTACAGCAGAAAATATTTCAGATAAAGATGTTACTTACAATGTGGATACAAGTGTATTAGCAGATACATTACAAAAAACTACTGATGTAGACTATAACGCATTAATTGCAGGTAACATGAAAGATGTAAATATCGATTCACCAGAATCAATTACAGTACCTGCTGAAGAATCAACCTCATTTACAGTATCTGTTGATTTAACAAATGCAAAAATCCCAGGTCTTACAGCAGACGGGGAGAAAACTTCTTTTGATTTAAGAGAAAACATCTTTGTCGAAGGTTTTGTTAAATTAACACCGGAAGATAAAACAATTGCTGATCTTTCTATTCCATATGTTGGCTTTTATGGTAATTGGGACGAGCCAGAAGTACTTGATGGCATTCAAGACTTGGGTGAGGAAAGATTCTATAACTTTGACAAATTGTTTGGACCTGGTGTCGGGCATGACATGTTATTCGGAGAAGAAGGATATTTCGTTAAACCTGTTGAAATAGATGGAAAGCTTTATTACCCAGTATCACCAAATGGAGACGGACAGTATGATACAGTTTATCCGTTACCAGCATTTATGCGTAACGCAACAGAAATGCAATTCAATATTTTGAACGAGGACGAGAAGCAAATACGTCGCGTATTGGTTGAGCATGATGTTGTCAAAACATATTTTGACGGTGGTAATGGTTCGTATTATAGTTTCAACCCTGTAAGAGCATGGGATGGAAAAAATCTATCAAATGTTGTAGATGATGGTGTATACTACTACGAGATTAAATCGTTGATAGATTACAAGGGTGCAGAATGGCAATCAGATAAATATCCATTATATGTGGATACAACTGCGCCAGAGGTAAATGCAACATATAATGCTGAGTCTGGTGTACTAAATATTGATGCAACGGATAGTGGAGTTGGTATCCTTGAATTTAGTGTTTCACTTGACGGAAATTTATTAGGTTATGTTCCTGGTGATACAAAAGAGGTAAATTTACCAGGTTTACCTGAGGGAAGCAAAGTCACCGTGGAAGCAACTGATAATGCAGCAAATAGTTCATCTGATGTTGTGTCATTTGGTGATGAAGAAGCACCAATGATTTATGCGGATGAACATGCACCCGAACCATACGGTGCATATAGTAAACGTGAGATTCCTGTAAAGGGATATGTACAAGAAGATGTTGCATTAGAATCATTTACCGTTAATGGTAAGGAAATAGATGTTGAAAAAGATGGTAATAAATATAAATTTACAACGGTAGTCAAGTTTGATAGTGATGGCGCAAAAGACATTAAACTTAAAGCAGTTGACAACGCTGGAAAAGAACATGCTATTAACCGACCAATCTTTGTTGATACAACAAATCCGTCTATGGAATATGAAGTACCGAAAGTTGTGGACAATGATGTTGATAGTATTAAAGTGGATTTCAACCTAAAGGATAATTTTAATTACCTATCGCTAAAGGTTAATGATGATCATGTGTATGAATTACCATTCAAAGGTCCATCAACATATGTAAATCCGGCCAATGAAACAGTTCAACACACTTTATCACTTAAACCAGGCGATAACGTATTTACATTAACACTTGAGGATTTTGCTGGAAATGTAACAACCAAAGAGTTTACTGTATATCGTAATGAGTCAGAATCACGTGTTGATCGTTTGGCAGGAGCTACTCTTTACCATACCGCGGTTGAAGTAAGTAAAGAGGGATGGGAAAAATCAGATACAGTGGTTCTAGCTCGTGGGGATCGCTTTGGCGATGCGCTGGCTGGTATTCCATTAGCTAAAAAGTACGATGCACCATTATTGTTAACAGAATCCAATAAATTTACAAAAGTTACTAAGGAAGAAATTACACGTTTAGGTGCTAAAACAGTTTATATTCTTGGTGGAGAACTTGCTGTTACTAAGTCGGTTGAGGCTGATTTAAAAGAACAAGGTATAACTGTACACCGGATTGGTGGAGCAAATCGTTTTGAAACATCTGTAAATGTGGCTAAAGAGGTTGTTGAAAACGGAAAATCCAATGAAGTTGTAGTTGTTAATGGAATGAACTTCCCAGATGCTTTATCTGTAGGTTCATATGCAGCTATGGAGGGATTACCGATACTATTAGTTAATGGGAAGGAGCTTCCTAAGTCTGCTGAAAAGCTAATGTTTGATTTTGGTGTTACAAAGACTCTTGTGGTGGGTGGACCTAGTGTTGTATCCAAAGACTTGATGAATCAGTTACCACATCCATATCGAGTTGCAGGCGGTAACCGTTATGAAACAGCAATAGCGGTAGCAGAATACTTTGATCTAGATACAAATCATTACTTTGTAGCAACTGGTAGACATTTTGCTGATGGCCTTTCAAGTGGAGCGCTCGCTGCTAAAAGAGGCGAAGGTATACTATTAGTAACTGACCATGTTCCAGAAGTTGTAGAAGAGTTTATTACCAAAAGTGATTTAGATCTTTTAACAGTTATTGGAGGACCAATTGCAATAAGTAAGAATGTTGAAAAGGCACTAAACAAGCTTCTTGGAAATTAA